One window of the Ureibacillus sp. FSL W7-1570 genome contains the following:
- a CDS encoding ATP-grasp domain-containing protein: MILLDDQIISPILVKSLQELDVPVFKQSNRPEMPDALQIMDAEGFFSTIDEHQKLLTNSESCLALLESYAPNIVQNRWAKQLKDKGMFRQLLTKMYPDYFYKVVNLEELYKIPVEEIPFPVVIKPSKGYSSVGVYKVKSAEEWREALHKLSVDMLFIKNMYDNEVINGESILIEQWVFGEEYAVDSYYDQDGNPVILNIFKHVFKDEYDTSDRIYYTSKQVIEEIYDDLLTFMHKFREIVPLKNFPLHFEVRKHNQTIIPIEMNPLRFAGAGTTDLGYHAYGCNVYKHYFQGTSPDWEAVLRQMDQSLYGFFCAEIPMDLSQNLIKSIDHQSFKEQFNQILEYREIQATNDRMFAVVFFKNETMEELFQLLQMDLRPFIALKEMEQSRER, from the coding sequence ATGATTCTCCTTGACGATCAAATCATTTCTCCTATTCTGGTCAAATCGTTGCAAGAACTGGATGTGCCAGTTTTCAAACAAAGTAACCGCCCGGAAATGCCGGATGCGCTACAGATAATGGATGCTGAGGGTTTTTTCTCTACCATCGATGAACATCAAAAGTTATTGACAAATTCGGAAAGCTGCTTGGCATTGCTTGAATCTTATGCTCCAAACATTGTTCAAAATCGTTGGGCAAAACAATTGAAAGATAAAGGAATGTTCCGTCAACTCCTTACTAAAATGTACCCTGATTATTTTTATAAGGTGGTAAACCTGGAGGAGCTTTATAAAATTCCGGTGGAGGAAATCCCTTTTCCCGTTGTAATTAAGCCGAGCAAAGGATATTCAAGCGTTGGAGTCTATAAAGTAAAAAGCGCGGAAGAATGGCGGGAAGCCTTACATAAGTTAAGTGTGGATATGCTTTTTATAAAAAACATGTATGACAATGAAGTGATTAACGGAGAGAGTATATTAATTGAACAATGGGTATTTGGAGAAGAATATGCTGTTGACAGTTATTATGATCAAGATGGCAATCCTGTGATTTTAAATATTTTTAAGCATGTGTTCAAAGACGAATATGATACGTCGGATCGAATCTACTATACGTCCAAACAAGTGATCGAAGAAATCTATGATGACCTGTTGACTTTTATGCATAAGTTTAGAGAAATCGTTCCGTTAAAAAATTTTCCGCTTCACTTTGAAGTGAGAAAACATAATCAAACGATTATTCCGATTGAAATGAATCCGCTCAGATTTGCCGGGGCCGGAACGACGGATCTCGGCTATCATGCTTATGGCTGCAATGTGTATAAACATTATTTTCAAGGAACCAGCCCGGACTGGGAAGCGGTGCTCCGCCAGATGGACCAAAGTTTGTACGGTTTCTTCTGTGCGGAAATTCCGATGGATCTTTCACAAAATCTGATAAAATCCATTGATCATCAGTCATTCAAAGAACAATTCAACCAGATTTTGGAATACCGAGAAATCCAAGCAACCAATGACAGAATGTTTGCCGTTGTGTTTTTCAAAAACGAAACAATGGAAGAGCTTTTTCAATTACTGCAAATGGATTTACGGCCATTTATTGCATTAAAGGAAATGGAGCAATCGAGGGAGAGATAA
- a CDS encoding amino acid ABC transporter permease, with translation MEILDFRWDIIWNYRDYFIRGIWVTLALTLCGFFGGFIFGVFLGLGKNSKRKWLYWPCKLYIDLFRGTPLLVQIFIIHLAVIPSIFGHSLGFMVSGIAALILNCAAYVAEIIRAGIQSIDKGQMEAARSLGLNQFQAMRKVILPQAFRRMIPPLGNEFITLLKDSSLVTVIAANDILYAAKVVSGTYFRFWEPYLVAAALYLILTFIVSKIVSFIEKRFSIEYNPRKNKNDEGRVVA, from the coding sequence ATGGAAATCCTGGATTTTCGCTGGGATATAATCTGGAACTACCGTGATTATTTCATACGGGGTATTTGGGTAACGTTGGCATTGACACTTTGTGGGTTTTTCGGAGGATTCATCTTTGGAGTTTTTCTTGGTCTCGGGAAAAACTCCAAAAGAAAATGGCTTTATTGGCCATGTAAGTTGTATATCGATTTATTCCGTGGAACCCCCCTCCTTGTTCAAATATTTATTATTCACTTGGCGGTGATTCCATCCATTTTTGGACATTCACTCGGATTTATGGTTTCCGGTATCGCCGCGCTTATATTGAATTGCGCGGCCTATGTAGCCGAAATTATTCGTGCCGGGATTCAATCCATTGATAAAGGCCAAATGGAAGCGGCAAGGTCCCTCGGTTTAAATCAATTCCAAGCGATGCGGAAAGTGATTCTGCCCCAAGCCTTTCGCAGAATGATTCCCCCTCTTGGAAATGAATTTATTACTCTCTTAAAAGATTCATCCTTGGTGACGGTGATTGCCGCCAATGATATTTTGTATGCGGCGAAAGTCGTTTCGGGAACGTATTTCCGTTTCTGGGAGCCATATCTCGTTGCGGCGGCTCTTTATTTAATCCTGACATTTATTGTATCGAAAATTGTTTCATTTATCGAAAAACGGTTCAGCATCGAATACAATCCGCGCAAAAATAAAAATGACGAAGGGCGGGTTGTTGCATGA
- a CDS encoding spore coat protein, with protein MENQFINQQRTSENIPMSMNHGAHEVLDVHEVLSSSIGALNTFVILRPHVQDPELLNILDRQYAFMLDEYNITLEAFKTGQDPSHPTRKYNMQIGNDSKYGLTPSQPKKPITASNQIDDGIISSFLLSQHKVLATGKTAAALEATNPVVRRVLQDSVPNCIEMAYELSLYQNKKGYYQVPQLSTQDMQTMLNMYGQAEKAKDMPN; from the coding sequence ATGGAAAATCAATTCATCAACCAACAACGAACTTCTGAAAACATTCCCATGTCCATGAATCACGGCGCCCATGAGGTATTAGACGTTCATGAAGTATTAAGTTCTTCCATTGGTGCGTTGAACACGTTTGTCATCTTGCGTCCACATGTTCAAGACCCTGAATTGCTCAATATTTTAGACAGACAATATGCATTTATGCTCGATGAATACAATATCACGTTGGAAGCTTTTAAAACCGGACAAGACCCAAGCCATCCTACGCGCAAATACAACATGCAAATCGGCAATGACTCAAAATACGGCTTGACGCCATCCCAGCCTAAAAAACCGATCACAGCTTCCAACCAAATTGATGATGGCATCATCTCCAGCTTTTTGTTAAGCCAGCATAAAGTGTTGGCAACAGGAAAAACGGCTGCCGCTTTGGAAGCGACGAACCCTGTCGTGCGCCGCGTATTGCAAGACTCCGTTCCAAACTGCATTGAAATGGCATACGAATTGTCCCTTTACCAAAACAAAAAAGGATATTACCAAGTTCCACAGCTTTCAACTCAAGATATGCAAACAATGTTAAATATGTACGGCCAAGCAGAAAAAGCAAAAGATATGCCGAACTGA
- a CDS encoding basic amino acid ABC transporter substrate-binding protein, protein MVKRNHVFLLMLLMAFAFVLAACGAGDEKSSGNSDSGESGLKDKKILVGTEATFAPFEYMDDKGNIVGIDKDIIDAIFNELGMDYEMRHVGWEAVFQQVQNGELDMGASGITITNERKETFDFTEPYFEATQVIVVTEDSPIESAKDLEGKKVSVQINSTGHQAAKKLLGETNPNILAYENLPLAIQEVINGTAQAAIGDNAVVYEYLKNNPNAKLKVIEDDAFEKEYYGLMVKKGNKELLDLLNEGLQKIKENGKLAEITGQELE, encoded by the coding sequence ATGGTAAAAAGAAATCATGTATTTTTATTAATGTTGCTGATGGCGTTTGCTTTTGTATTGGCAGCCTGTGGAGCGGGAGACGAGAAATCTTCAGGTAATTCTGATAGTGGAGAATCCGGTTTGAAAGACAAAAAAATATTGGTGGGTACAGAAGCGACTTTCGCTCCTTTCGAATATATGGATGATAAAGGAAATATTGTAGGAATCGACAAAGATATTATTGATGCCATTTTCAATGAACTCGGCATGGATTATGAAATGCGCCATGTTGGTTGGGAAGCGGTATTCCAACAAGTGCAAAACGGCGAACTTGATATGGGTGCTTCCGGAATTACGATTACCAATGAACGGAAAGAAACTTTCGACTTTACTGAACCATATTTCGAAGCGACACAAGTGATTGTGGTTACGGAAGATTCACCGATTGAATCGGCGAAAGATTTAGAAGGTAAAAAAGTTTCTGTACAAATCAACTCTACAGGCCATCAGGCGGCGAAAAAGCTATTAGGCGAAACGAACCCAAATATTTTAGCGTATGAAAACCTTCCATTAGCCATCCAAGAAGTAATTAATGGAACGGCTCAAGCAGCAATTGGTGATAACGCGGTAGTTTATGAATATTTAAAAAATAATCCGAATGCAAAATTAAAAGTCATCGAAGACGATGCGTTTGAAAAAGAATATTATGGTTTAATGGTGAAAAAAGGCAACAAAGAATTGCTTGATTTACTAAATGAAGGCTTACAAAAAATCAAAGAAAACGGTAAGTTGGCAGAAATTACAGGACAAGAACTTGAATAA
- a CDS encoding IS1182 family transposase: MFKYYNMNQLVLPLDLEIKLQENDIAFHIHHLVESIPDEAFQPFLRNTGCPAYHPRMMLKIILCAYSQSVFSGRKIEALLKDSIRMMWLAQGYEPSYRTINRFRVHPEVKELIRQCFVQFRCQLVEEKLIDQEAIFIDGTKIEANANKFTFVWKKSIEKYNQNLIEKSNQLYNELLEKEIIPEMERENEGELSVEELAQMVQQVDKVITEYDQKIESSPDATERKALRSERKYPKRVYKQLIDLILRKQKYQKDFEILGERNSYSKTDLDATFMRMKDDYMKNGQLKAGYNVQIATEGQYALAYSIFPNPTDTRTLIPFLNKIEKDYFPLPKYIVADAGYGSEQNYEDILSNRKCEALIPYTMYEKEQKKKYKQNPFHPDNWMYDEESDTYICPNQQRVTFRYRSVRTDKTGFKRELKIYECENCSGCPFRSSCTKAKEGNHRKVMVNEKWEQQKEYVRAKLSEEKAGSIFRQRKIDVEPVFGFLKANLRFTRFSVRGKSKVENEMGIALMAVNLRKYTANKDQLTKNNGEKWKKENLSWLKFSFFLF, encoded by the coding sequence ATGTTTAAATATTATAACATGAATCAATTAGTTTTGCCTCTAGATTTAGAAATAAAATTACAAGAAAATGATATTGCCTTCCACATCCACCATTTAGTTGAAAGTATTCCAGATGAAGCCTTCCAGCCGTTTCTTCGAAATACAGGTTGTCCTGCTTATCATCCACGCATGATGCTAAAAATTATTTTGTGTGCCTATTCGCAGTCTGTCTTTTCAGGTCGAAAAATTGAAGCGCTATTAAAGGATAGTATACGAATGATGTGGTTGGCACAAGGATATGAACCAAGTTATCGGACGATCAATCGTTTTCGTGTACATCCGGAAGTAAAAGAATTAATTCGTCAATGTTTTGTCCAATTCCGTTGCCAACTGGTGGAAGAAAAATTAATCGATCAAGAAGCTATTTTTATCGATGGTACGAAGATTGAAGCGAATGCCAATAAATTTACTTTCGTATGGAAGAAATCCATTGAAAAATACAACCAAAACTTAATTGAAAAGTCCAATCAGTTATACAACGAACTATTGGAAAAAGAAATCATCCCTGAAATGGAGCGGGAAAATGAGGGAGAACTGTCTGTTGAAGAACTCGCTCAAATGGTGCAACAAGTCGATAAAGTCATTACGGAATATGACCAAAAAATCGAATCATCGCCCGATGCCACAGAACGAAAAGCATTAAGAAGCGAACGGAAATATCCGAAGCGAGTGTACAAACAGTTGATTGACTTGATTTTACGTAAACAAAAGTATCAAAAAGACTTCGAAATCTTGGGTGAACGGAATAGTTATTCCAAAACAGACTTAGATGCGACGTTCATGCGAATGAAAGACGACTATATGAAAAACGGTCAATTGAAGGCTGGATACAACGTACAAATCGCAACAGAAGGTCAATACGCACTAGCTTATAGCATCTTTCCAAATCCTACTGATACACGTACATTAATTCCGTTCTTGAATAAGATAGAAAAGGATTATTTTCCGTTGCCAAAGTATATTGTCGCAGATGCTGGTTATGGTAGTGAACAAAACTATGAAGACATCCTTTCGAATCGAAAATGTGAGGCACTCATTCCATATACCATGTATGAGAAAGAACAAAAGAAGAAATATAAACAAAATCCATTTCATCCAGACAATTGGATGTACGACGAAGAAAGTGATACCTACATTTGTCCAAATCAGCAGCGAGTAACCTTCCGTTATCGTTCTGTACGTACAGATAAGACTGGTTTCAAACGAGAATTGAAAATCTATGAATGTGAAAACTGTTCAGGATGTCCATTTCGTTCATCATGCACAAAAGCAAAGGAAGGCAATCACCGAAAGGTCATGGTGAATGAAAAATGGGAACAACAAAAAGAATATGTAAGAGCGAAGCTTTCAGAAGAAAAAGCTGGTTCTATTTTCCGTCAACGTAAAATAGACGTAGAACCAGTTTTTGGATTCTTGAAGGCTAATTTGCGTTTCACTCGATTTTCCGTTCGAGGAAAATCGAAAGTGGAAAATGAAATGGGCATTGCCTTAATGGCCGTGAATTTACGGAAATACACGGCCAACAAAGATCAACTGACCAAAAATAATGGAGAGAAATGGAAAAAGGAGAATTTGAGTTGGCTCAAATTCTCCTTTTTCCTATTTTGA
- the gap gene encoding type I glyceraldehyde-3-phosphate dehydrogenase, with protein sequence MTIKLAINGFGRIGRLVFREAMKTDRFEVVAVNDLADASQLAHLLKYDSVHGIYEAEVHHEENGLIVNGNRIQVLSEKDPEKLPWDKLNVDIVLECTGLFRTLESVSKHLAAGAKKAILSAPGKGDMPTFVMGVNHDQYNPKQHHVVSNASCTTNCLAPVAKVLDEKFGILRGLMTTIHSYTNDQRLLDLPHKDARRSRAANLSMIPTTTGAATAVAKVLPQLRGKLDGFAMRVPTPNVSCVDLVAELKTNVTADMVNAAFQEAANGELKGILDYSDLPLVSIDYNGNPHSAIVDGLSTMVLDEKLIKVVAWYDNEVGYSARLLELASFMAEQGLEQ encoded by the coding sequence ATGACAATTAAATTGGCGATTAATGGGTTTGGACGTATCGGACGTTTAGTGTTTCGCGAGGCGATGAAAACGGATCGTTTTGAAGTGGTTGCCGTCAATGATTTGGCGGATGCCAGCCAATTGGCCCATCTGTTAAAGTATGATTCCGTACATGGAATTTATGAAGCGGAAGTGCATCATGAAGAAAATGGGTTAATCGTTAATGGGAATCGAATACAAGTGCTTTCCGAGAAGGACCCTGAAAAATTGCCATGGGATAAATTGAATGTAGATATAGTTCTGGAATGCACAGGATTATTCCGTACGTTGGAGTCCGTTTCCAAACACTTGGCTGCCGGCGCGAAGAAAGCGATTTTATCCGCTCCCGGAAAAGGGGATATGCCCACTTTTGTGATGGGGGTCAATCATGATCAATATAATCCGAAACAGCATCATGTGGTATCCAATGCATCCTGCACAACGAATTGTTTGGCGCCGGTAGCGAAAGTGCTTGATGAAAAATTTGGGATTCTTCGCGGCTTGATGACCACGATCCATTCCTATACAAATGATCAACGGCTATTGGATTTGCCTCATAAAGATGCGAGACGATCTCGTGCAGCCAATCTTTCCATGATTCCAACCACAACCGGGGCGGCCACGGCCGTTGCCAAAGTATTGCCGCAACTAAGAGGAAAATTGGACGGCTTTGCCATGCGTGTGCCGACGCCAAATGTATCCTGTGTGGATTTGGTGGCGGAACTCAAAACGAATGTGACCGCCGATATGGTCAACGCCGCTTTTCAAGAAGCTGCCAATGGAGAATTGAAAGGCATTTTGGATTACAGCGATTTGCCTCTCGTTTCCATCGACTACAATGGAAATCCCCATTCAGCGATTGTTGACGGCCTTTCAACGATGGTATTGGATGAAAAGCTGATCAAAGTCGTTGCCTGGTATGATAATGAAGTGGGCTATTCCGCCCGGTTGCTCGAATTGGCTTCATTCATGGCGGAACAAGGGCTGGAGCAATAA
- a CDS encoding glutaredoxin family protein, producing the protein MKVCFFSRPNCALCEEGLTILKLVQEDAGFEIEIINIEEDDEIHEKYMLMIPVVEKDGEIIQYGQLDYVTLYEAFMNKS; encoded by the coding sequence TTGAAAGTTTGTTTCTTTAGCAGACCGAATTGTGCACTCTGTGAGGAAGGATTGACTATTTTAAAACTTGTCCAAGAAGATGCCGGTTTTGAAATCGAAATCATCAACATTGAAGAAGATGACGAAATCCATGAAAAATACATGCTGATGATTCCGGTTGTGGAGAAAGACGGAGAGATTATCCAGTATGGCCAATTAGATTACGTCACTTTATATGAAGCCTTCATGAATAAATCATAA
- a CDS encoding phosphoglycerate kinase, with protein MFLKKTMNDVDVQGKRVFVRVDFNVPMENGVVVDDTRIRAAIPTIQQLSEKGAKVILASHLGRPKGEVRDDMRLTAVGERLSKLINKPVKKLDDSVGAAVEKAVKEMKNGEIVLLENVRFHKGEEKNDEELAKQFAKLADLYVNDAFGAAHRAHASTEGIAKYIPAVSGLLMEKELEVLGKALTNPDRPFTAIIGGAKVKDKIGVIENLLDKVDNLIIGGGLSFTFVKAQGYEIGKSLVEEDKIELARNFIEKAKEKGVNLYMPIDAVVAKELSPEAEAKVVDIDKIPADYMGLDIGPKTADKYAEVIKNSKLIIWNGPMGVFEIDQFANGTRKIAEAMAETEGYTIIGGGDSAAAVEKFGLADKMDHISTGGGASLELMEGKNLPGIAALNDK; from the coding sequence ATGTTTCTGAAAAAAACGATGAACGATGTGGACGTACAAGGGAAGAGAGTTTTTGTACGTGTGGATTTTAACGTGCCGATGGAAAATGGTGTCGTGGTAGATGACACAAGAATCCGGGCAGCGATTCCGACAATCCAGCAATTATCGGAAAAAGGGGCAAAAGTGATTTTAGCTTCCCACTTGGGCCGTCCAAAAGGCGAAGTGAGAGATGATATGCGCTTGACAGCTGTTGGTGAACGTCTTTCCAAACTGATCAACAAACCGGTAAAAAAATTGGATGATTCAGTGGGCGCCGCAGTTGAAAAAGCTGTAAAAGAAATGAAAAATGGGGAAATCGTTTTACTTGAAAATGTCCGTTTCCATAAAGGTGAAGAAAAGAACGATGAGGAGTTGGCAAAACAATTTGCCAAATTGGCGGATCTATATGTGAACGACGCATTCGGTGCGGCTCATCGTGCGCACGCTTCTACGGAAGGGATTGCAAAATACATTCCGGCGGTGTCCGGTTTATTAATGGAAAAAGAATTGGAAGTATTGGGGAAAGCTTTGACAAATCCTGACCGTCCGTTCACAGCCATCATCGGCGGTGCAAAAGTGAAAGATAAAATCGGTGTCATTGAAAATCTGCTCGATAAAGTGGACAACTTGATTATCGGCGGCGGTCTTTCCTTTACATTCGTAAAAGCGCAAGGGTACGAAATTGGAAAATCTTTAGTAGAAGAGGATAAAATAGAATTAGCCCGCAACTTCATTGAAAAAGCGAAAGAAAAAGGCGTGAACTTGTATATGCCGATCGATGCGGTTGTGGCGAAAGAACTTTCTCCGGAAGCGGAAGCCAAAGTGGTGGACATTGATAAAATTCCGGCAGACTATATGGGACTTGACATTGGTCCAAAAACCGCTGATAAATATGCGGAAGTGATCAAAAATTCAAAATTGATTATTTGGAACGGACCAATGGGCGTGTTCGAAATCGACCAGTTCGCAAACGGAACAAGAAAAATTGCAGAAGCAATGGCTGAAACAGAAGGTTATACTATTATTGGAGGCGGCGATTCTGCTGCAGCGGTTGAAAAATTCGGTTTGGCGGACAAAATGGATCACATTTCGACAGGCGGAGGAGCTTCACTGGAGTTGATGGAAGGCAAAAACTTGCCTGGTATTGCGGCGTTGAACGACAAATAA
- the clpP gene encoding ATP-dependent Clp endopeptidase proteolytic subunit ClpP has protein sequence MNLVPTVIEQTSRGERAYDIYSRLLKDRIILLGSPIDDNVANSIVAQLLFLAAEDPDKDISLYINSPGGSITAGMAIYDTMQYIKPDVQTICIGMAASMGAFLLSAGAKGKRYALPNAEVMIHQPLGGAQGQATEIEIAAKRILFLRDKLNKLLADHTGQPIEKIAQDTDRDNFMTAQQAKDYGLIDHIISSSEEK, from the coding sequence ATGAATTTAGTTCCTACAGTCATTGAACAAACAAGCCGTGGTGAGCGCGCTTATGACATCTATTCCCGCTTATTGAAAGACCGCATTATTTTACTTGGCAGCCCAATTGATGATAACGTTGCAAACTCTATTGTAGCACAATTATTGTTCTTAGCTGCGGAAGATCCTGATAAAGATATTTCATTGTACATCAACTCACCAGGTGGATCCATCACTGCAGGTATGGCCATCTACGACACAATGCAATACATTAAACCGGATGTACAAACAATCTGTATCGGTATGGCGGCATCGATGGGTGCTTTCCTCCTTTCAGCAGGCGCAAAAGGAAAACGTTATGCATTGCCAAACGCGGAAGTGATGATTCACCAACCACTAGGCGGTGCCCAAGGTCAAGCTACTGAAATTGAAATTGCTGCAAAACGCATTCTTTTCTTGCGTGACAAATTAAACAAATTGTTGGCTGATCATACTGGCCAACCAATCGAAAAAATCGCGCAAGATACAGACCGCGATAACTTCATGACCGCACAACAAGCCAAAGATTATGGTTTGATCGACCATATCATCTCTTCCAGCGAAGAAAAATAA
- a CDS encoding methyl-accepting chemotaxis protein produces MRNITRKKSIKTQLIVSFLFPFLIFSMILFGFVKYVSDYIIQEHVIPQFDERLKENGQLLAQSIDPDLIKNTMESPEKYGMQLKRKLDSFFEGKKGIEYVYVLSRKNGKDVIVALNDSDDFMVESPFTGDQKTSFEEKETVLSPIYRDKWGVHKSFFLPLEDDGVEAIFGIDMSAKFIDQLENRILTISIIVTAVMIIIGILLALFIGNRISKPLNSLVQYAKTFSTGDLSQSININRQDEIGILANSFEEMRKNLSHIIDNVKEKSEGIHLTSQTLLESFEELDQASKQIATSTDEEAKGAEERANHIERISNMISEISSSISNVDEQTKVIKNLTNQTSQQAEKGNVQVEIITEQMNKIKQNGMVSKENLSNLGKKLEHINEIIKIIQEISSQIHLLSLNASIEAARAGEAGKGFSVVAQEVQKLANQTDGSIKTISKAIVEINEQANLVLNLNQQDYEDIVKGVEIVEDNGRLFNSIFESVEQLAKGIDTIVKSTEDLDQASDKILMSIQEISAISEQGVAATQEISASAIQQNSTIEYLKEQNADLKLLADNLQDMIKRFKTSEMETN; encoded by the coding sequence ATGAGAAATATAACTCGGAAGAAATCGATAAAAACCCAATTAATTGTCAGTTTCTTATTTCCGTTTCTTATATTTTCAATGATTCTTTTCGGGTTTGTTAAATATGTATCAGATTACATTATTCAAGAACATGTGATTCCACAATTTGATGAACGGTTAAAAGAAAATGGGCAATTATTGGCACAGTCGATTGATCCGGATTTAATCAAGAATACGATGGAATCCCCGGAAAAATACGGGATGCAGCTGAAGCGGAAATTAGATTCATTTTTTGAAGGGAAAAAGGGAATCGAATATGTATATGTATTGTCCAGAAAAAATGGAAAGGATGTCATTGTCGCTTTAAATGACAGTGACGATTTTATGGTTGAGTCTCCGTTTACGGGGGATCAAAAAACATCCTTTGAAGAAAAAGAGACGGTTCTGAGTCCGATTTACAGAGATAAATGGGGCGTTCATAAATCATTTTTCCTTCCTTTAGAGGATGATGGTGTGGAAGCCATTTTCGGAATCGATATGAGCGCGAAATTTATCGACCAGTTGGAAAACCGGATATTGACGATTTCGATAATTGTAACAGCCGTGATGATTATTATTGGAATCTTATTGGCTTTATTTATTGGAAATCGGATTTCAAAACCGCTTAATAGTTTGGTGCAATATGCGAAAACCTTTTCTACCGGAGATCTTAGCCAATCGATAAATATTAATCGCCAAGATGAAATAGGAATTTTGGCAAACAGCTTTGAAGAAATGAGAAAAAATTTGAGTCACATCATTGACAATGTCAAAGAGAAATCGGAAGGCATCCATCTTACCAGTCAAACTCTATTGGAGTCCTTTGAAGAATTGGATCAGGCTTCTAAGCAGATTGCGACAAGTACAGATGAAGAGGCGAAAGGGGCCGAAGAAAGAGCCAACCATATTGAAAGGATTTCCAATATGATATCGGAAATATCCTCATCGATATCCAATGTAGATGAACAAACAAAGGTGATTAAAAACCTGACGAATCAAACGAGTCAGCAAGCGGAAAAAGGAAATGTCCAAGTTGAAATCATCACCGAACAAATGAACAAAATCAAACAAAATGGTATGGTAAGTAAAGAGAACTTGTCTAATCTGGGGAAAAAATTAGAACATATTAATGAAATTATTAAGATTATCCAGGAAATTTCATCACAAATCCATCTTCTTTCTTTAAATGCATCCATTGAAGCGGCACGTGCCGGAGAGGCGGGCAAAGGATTTTCGGTGGTTGCCCAGGAAGTCCAGAAACTTGCTAATCAAACGGATGGATCGATCAAAACCATATCGAAAGCGATCGTTGAAATTAATGAACAGGCGAATCTCGTGCTGAATTTGAACCAGCAAGATTATGAAGATATTGTAAAAGGTGTTGAGATTGTCGAGGATAATGGGCGATTATTCAATTCAATCTTTGAGTCGGTGGAGCAATTGGCAAAAGGAATTGATACGATAGTGAAAAGTACGGAAGATTTGGATCAAGCATCCGACAAAATTTTAATGTCCATTCAAGAAATTTCGGCCATTTCAGAACAGGGAGTGGCTGCGACTCAGGAAATATCCGCTTCTGCCATCCAACAAAACAGCACGATCGAGTACTTGAAAGAACAAAATGCGGATTTAAAACTGTTGGCTGACAATCTTCAAGATATGATTAAGCGATTCAAGACAAGTGAAATGGAAACAAACTAA
- a CDS encoding amino acid ABC transporter ATP-binding protein, with the protein MIKIENLHKNFGNLHVLNGIDYEIHEKEVVCVIGPSGSGKSTFLRCINLLEEISDGAIYIDGVKVNDPKTDINKIRTEVGMVFQQFNLFPHMTVLDNITMAPMLIRKMNKKEAEALAFELLQKVGLREKAHNYPQQLSGGQQQRVAIARALAMKPKVMLFDEPTSALDPEMVNEVLDVIKQLAIEGMTMVVVTHEMGFAREVADRVIFMDGGVIVEEGPPEQVFGNPKHERTKAFLSKVL; encoded by the coding sequence ATGATCAAAATCGAAAATCTCCATAAAAACTTCGGCAATTTGCATGTTTTGAACGGTATCGATTATGAAATTCACGAAAAAGAAGTCGTTTGTGTGATTGGTCCTTCCGGTTCCGGAAAAAGTACATTTTTACGCTGCATCAATCTTTTGGAAGAAATCTCGGATGGCGCAATTTATATCGACGGTGTGAAAGTGAATGATCCCAAAACGGATATCAACAAAATCCGTACAGAAGTGGGAATGGTGTTTCAACAATTCAACCTATTCCCGCATATGACCGTATTGGATAATATTACGATGGCTCCGATGCTCATCCGGAAAATGAACAAAAAAGAGGCGGAGGCATTGGCCTTTGAATTGCTTCAAAAAGTCGGGCTTCGTGAAAAAGCTCACAATTATCCTCAGCAATTGTCCGGCGGTCAACAGCAACGGGTGGCCATTGCAAGAGCCCTTGCGATGAAACCGAAAGTCATGCTGTTTGATGAACCGACGTCCGCCCTTGACCCGGAAATGGTCAATGAAGTGTTGGACGTTATCAAGCAACTGGCTATAGAAGGTATGACGATGGTTGTCGTAACCCATGAAATGGGGTTTGCCCGTGAAGTGGCTGATCGGGTCATCTTTATGGACGGTGGAGTCATTGTGGAAGAAGGACCACCGGAACAGGTTTTTGGAAACCCGAAACACGAACGGACAAAAGCATTTTTAAGCAAAGTTTTATAA